In Sphingobacterium zeae, one genomic interval encodes:
- a CDS encoding DUF4198 domain-containing protein produces MKILISFFTFLAVLLCSNNSYSHALWIEASSYGTLNQAHEVKVYYGEFATNERDQVDKWYSDVKDFSLMLHTPGKEPIKLQLTNKGDHFSGSFQPDVTGTYFLSIVKAPKDLGGKTKYEFSSLVPVIVGKPTVLDYSVVKNPLQIELLTANNLKKGQSLQAKITSNGKVVPQAKVSVFSATGWGKEFVADENGLLTFDALWSGPYVLEASTFAEVAGEHEGKPYASAWQGSTTFITVK; encoded by the coding sequence ATGAAAATTTTAATTTCATTCTTTACCTTTTTAGCGGTACTGCTGTGTAGTAATAATAGTTATTCACACGCACTCTGGATTGAAGCATCTTCTTATGGGACACTCAACCAAGCCCATGAAGTAAAAGTATATTACGGTGAATTTGCAACAAACGAAAGAGATCAGGTCGACAAATGGTATTCCGACGTGAAGGACTTCTCACTAATGTTGCATACTCCTGGAAAAGAACCCATCAAACTTCAGCTGACGAATAAAGGTGATCATTTTAGCGGCTCATTTCAACCTGACGTAACCGGAACCTATTTTCTATCCATTGTCAAGGCACCTAAAGATTTGGGTGGTAAAACGAAATATGAATTTTCTTCGCTTGTACCGGTTATCGTTGGAAAACCGACAGTACTTGATTATAGCGTCGTAAAAAATCCATTGCAGATTGAACTGCTTACAGCGAATAACTTAAAAAAAGGTCAAAGCTTGCAAGCAAAGATCACCAGTAATGGCAAAGTCGTACCTCAAGCCAAAGTATCCGTTTTTTCTGCGACAGGTTGGGGGAAAGAGTTTGTTGCCGATGAGAATGGCCTGCTAACGTTTGATGCCCTCTGGTCGGGTCCTTATGTTTTGGAAGCAAGTACCTTTGCGGAGGTTGCGGGTGAACATGAAGGGAAACCCTATGCATCTGCATGGCAGGGTAGTACGACTTTTATTACCGTGAAATAG
- a CDS encoding L-serine ammonia-lyase, giving the protein MSKEQISVFDMFKIGIGPSSSHTLGPWRAAQQFTAVLKSNGVLNEVEQVKILLYGSLAKTGAGHGTDIAVLLGLSGDDPVTFDVNQVTPKVDHIKASGKLQVAGERTIPFSYPEDLLFLYAESLPFHPNAVTFQAFLSNGKAISETYYSIGGGFVVQENDTEGVLSEVDLPFPVDTAQELLHWTMKTGLKISELVLENECAWREESETLAGVLTIYQTIQECIYRGCHTGGTLPGGLNVERRAAKLNKKLMQGRTYQDYTSWVGAIREGGQNFQYILDWVSCFALAVNEENASFGRVVTAPTNGASGVIPAVLQYYITFHDGMRENKIIQFILTASEIGSIFKKNATISAAMGGCQAEIGVSSAMAAGALTEVLGGSQRQVLMAAEIAMEHHLGLTCDPIGGLVQIPCIERNTMGAIKAITAAQLALQSNPDKAKVSLDTVVKTMWETALDMNAKYKETADGGLAVNIPLSLPEC; this is encoded by the coding sequence ATGAGCAAAGAACAAATATCCGTTTTTGATATGTTTAAGATTGGTATAGGACCCTCTAGTTCGCATACCTTAGGACCGTGGCGTGCGGCGCAGCAATTTACCGCTGTGCTCAAGTCAAATGGTGTATTAAACGAGGTCGAACAGGTTAAAATTTTGCTTTATGGTTCTTTAGCTAAGACGGGGGCTGGGCACGGTACTGATATTGCTGTTCTATTAGGATTGAGCGGAGATGATCCCGTTACCTTTGATGTTAATCAAGTTACGCCTAAAGTGGACCATATCAAGGCAAGCGGTAAACTCCAAGTCGCTGGGGAACGAACCATTCCATTTTCCTACCCAGAAGATTTACTTTTTTTATATGCTGAAAGCTTGCCTTTTCATCCGAATGCTGTTACTTTTCAGGCTTTTCTATCCAATGGGAAAGCAATTAGTGAAACCTATTATTCTATAGGTGGCGGTTTTGTCGTGCAAGAAAATGACACCGAAGGTGTTTTATCGGAAGTAGACCTTCCATTTCCTGTAGATACTGCACAGGAACTCCTGCATTGGACGATGAAAACCGGATTGAAAATTTCCGAGCTGGTCCTCGAAAATGAATGTGCATGGCGTGAAGAAAGCGAAACGCTGGCGGGGGTATTAACTATTTATCAAACGATACAGGAGTGTATCTACCGGGGCTGCCATACAGGAGGGACATTGCCCGGAGGATTAAATGTCGAACGTAGAGCGGCTAAGCTAAATAAAAAATTAATGCAGGGGCGTACCTATCAGGATTATACGTCTTGGGTTGGCGCAATTCGCGAAGGAGGGCAAAACTTTCAATATATTCTGGATTGGGTAAGTTGTTTTGCACTTGCCGTCAATGAAGAAAACGCCTCTTTCGGACGTGTGGTGACAGCTCCTACTAACGGCGCATCAGGTGTTATCCCGGCTGTATTGCAGTATTATATCACATTCCACGACGGAATGCGTGAAAATAAAATTATACAGTTTATCCTTACAGCATCTGAAATTGGTTCAATTTTTAAGAAAAATGCAACTATTTCTGCTGCAATGGGAGGCTGTCAGGCAGAGATCGGCGTTTCCTCGGCCATGGCTGCCGGAGCGTTGACCGAAGTGCTGGGTGGATCGCAGCGGCAGGTGCTAATGGCTGCCGAGATTGCTATGGAGCATCATCTTGGATTGACATGCGATCCAATCGGTGGGTTGGTTCAGATCCCATGTATTGAACGCAATACGATGGGGGCTATTAAAGCGATAACTGCAGCACAGTTAGCGTTACAATCGAATCCGGATAAAGCAAAGGTTAGTTTGGATACTGTGGTTAAAACGATGTGGGAGACGGCTCTTGATATGAACGCTAAATATAAAGAAACAGCCGATGGCGGACTGGCCGTCAATATTCCTTTGAGTTTGCCGGAATGTTAA
- a CDS encoding MBL fold metallo-hydrolase, whose translation MKYCAIASGSNGNCYYVAKDDSAILIDAGINSKHIHLRMYNLGILPTQIKAIFITHEHSDHIRGLSVFAKKYNLPVYITKGSYEGTRLQLPSHLVHIISHDEVVEIGGLKVYGIPKYHDAKEPCSFLVSDGTYNIGILTDIGRPCENVQHVIQHSDVLLLESNYDEDMLRIGRYSYFLKNRISSGWGHLSNRVAVELFNAHKTKRLKHLILTHLSGENNTVDLVQQTFEPHCERIKLHVATRYQETELFDLKHVLEQHLAAFSMPVALSS comes from the coding sequence ATGAAATATTGCGCAATCGCCTCCGGAAGTAATGGGAACTGTTATTATGTCGCTAAAGACGATTCTGCCATTTTGATAGATGCTGGTATCAACAGTAAACATATTCACCTTCGGATGTATAATTTGGGTATTTTACCCACGCAGATCAAAGCAATTTTCATTACACACGAGCATTCTGATCATATAAGGGGGCTATCCGTATTCGCTAAAAAGTATAATCTACCGGTTTATATCACTAAAGGTAGTTATGAGGGTACCAGGTTGCAACTTCCATCTCATTTGGTACATATCATAAGTCACGATGAAGTTGTTGAAATAGGAGGGCTCAAAGTGTATGGTATTCCCAAATATCACGATGCCAAAGAACCGTGCAGCTTTCTTGTTTCGGATGGCACATACAATATTGGTATATTGACCGATATAGGGCGGCCCTGTGAAAATGTACAACATGTTATCCAGCATTCGGATGTATTGCTTCTGGAATCAAATTATGATGAAGATATGTTGCGGATAGGCCGATATTCCTATTTTCTTAAAAACAGGATTAGTAGTGGATGGGGCCATCTTTCAAATCGGGTTGCCGTTGAACTGTTTAATGCCCATAAAACAAAACGTCTTAAACATCTTATTCTTACTCACCTCTCCGGTGAAAACAATACGGTTGATCTTGTACAGCAAACTTTCGAACCGCATTGCGAACGCATCAAGCTCCATGTCGCAACACGATATCAGGAAACTGAATTGTTCGATCTGAAACATGTGCTCGAACAACATTTAGCTGCGTTTTCAATGCCTGTGGCTCTTTCTTCTTAA